In the Chromobacterium sp. ATCC 53434 genome, CTGGCGTCGCTGAGCCAGGCCTTCCAGGGCGCCGAAAACCGGTGGCAGGGCACGGTGTCGGGCGGGGGCAGGCCATGAGGGCCGCCTGGCTGGTGTGGGGCGCCTGCCTGCCGCTGGCCGTCCAGGCCGCGCCGTCGCCGGGATCGTCGGTCAACGCCGCCGACGGCCGCATCCGCGTGCAGCTGGTCGCGCGCCACGCGGTGACCCTGTCCAGCGAGATTCCGGCCAAGATCTCGGCGATGCCGGTGGTCGAGGGCGGCGGTTTCCGCCGCGGCCAGCTGCTGGTCGCCTTCGATTGCAGCAGCTACCGCGCGCAGCTGCGCAAGGCCCAGGCCTCGCTGGAGGCGGCGAGCCAGCTGCTGAAGGTCAACAACCAGCTGGCCAAGTACAACTCGGTCGGCACGCTGGAGCTGACCCAGGCCCAGGGCAAGGCCAAGGAGGCGGCGGCCGACGCCAGCTACGCCCAGACGCTGGTATCCAAGTGCGACATCGTCGCGCCGTTCGACGGCCGCGTCGCCAAGCGCAGCGCCGCGGTCCACCAATATGTGAATCCGGGCAATCCGATTCTCGACATCGTCGATTCCGACTCGCTGGAGCTGCGCATGCTGGTGCCGTCGAAATGGCTGGCGACGCTGAAGCCGGGCGGCCGCTTCACGGTGGCGGTCGACGAGCTGGGCGCCAGCTTTCCGGCGAAGATAGAGCGGCTGGGCGCGCAGATCGATCCGGTCAGCCAGTCGATACTGGCGATAGGCGCGATAGACGGCAAGGCCGACAAGCTCCTGCCCGGCATGAGCGGCTGGGCCAGCTTCAAATAGGCGATGGGACACGCCGACCGCAGCCGGGAGCTCGCCACGCTGCTGCAGCTGTTGCGGCAGGCGCGCGAGGCCGACGGCGCCGCCCGCCTGGGCTTCGTCATGGTCAACGACAGCCTGCAGCTGCTGCCCTACCGCCAGGCGGCGTTCTGGCGCGAGGGCCTGCATCGCCACGTCGCCGCATTGTCCGGCCTGGCCGAGCCCGACCCCACCGCGCCGTATCTGCAATGGCTGGCGGCGCTGTTCCGCCACCTGGAGCCGGCGGCTGCCGGCGCCGCCAGCCTGCCTTGCGCCGCTGCCGACCTGCCGGAGCCATTGTCCGGTGAATGGGGGCAATGGCTGCCCGAGCACGGCCTGTGGCTGAGGCTGGGCGAGCATGGCGCGCTGCTGCTGGCGCGCGATCTGCCGTGGAGCGAATACGAGGTCCGTCTGGCCGAGGAGATGGCGCACGGCTACGGCCACGCGCTGCGCCAGTACGCGCCGCGGCGCGATGGGAGGACGCTGGCGCGCGACTGGCTGCGCGCCGGCTCGCGCCGGCGGCGCCTGTTGCTGGCGCTGTTGCTGCTGGCCTGCTTCCCGGTCCGGCTCAGCGTGCTGGCGCGCGCCGAGGTGGTGCCCGGCGACCCGATGCTGCTGCGGGCGCCGGTGGCCGGCGTGATAGACAAGGTCTCGGTGCTGCCGAACCAGCCGGTCAAGCGCGGCGCGGCGCTGTTCGACCTGGACGCCACCGTGCTGTCCGGCCAGTTCGCGCTGGCCAGGGAGGAGGCGCTGGCGGCCGAGGAAAGCTTCCGCGCCAGCGCCCAGCTGGCGGTCACCGACGACAAGGGCAAGCTGGCGCTGGCCGGCGACAAGGCCAGGCTGGAGGAGAAGGACATCAGCGCCGATTTCGCCGGCCGCGAGCTGAAGCGCCTGCATGTGACGGCGCCCGCCGACGGCGTGGTGGTGTTCTCCGACCGCAACGACTGGCAGGGCAAGGCGGTGGCGCAGGGCGAGCGGGTGATGACGCTGGCCGACCCGGCCCGGGTCGAACTGGCGGCCTGGCTGCCGGCGGCCGAGGCGATAGACCTGCGGCCCGGCGGCCAGGTGACGCTGTATCCGAACGCCTCGCCGTTCCGCTCCTACGACGCGACGCTGCTGCGGGTGGCCTACAAGGCCGAGGTCGGCGAGGGCAATCTGCTGGCCTACCGGCTGCAGGCGCGTTTCGACGCCGGCCAGCGGCTGCCGCTGCTGGGGCAGATGGGAACGGCGCGGGTGTACGGCGACTGGGTGCCGCTATCGTATTACGCGTTGCGGCGGCCGCTGACCGCGGCGCGGCAATGGCTGGGCTGGTAAGCGCGATGGACGAGCGCGCGCTGCCGCCGCTGCGCCAGGAGCTGACGCTGCACGCCGGCCCGGCGCAGGCCGACGGCTCGCCCAGCTGGATGCTGCACGACCCGGCCGCCAACCGCTTCTACCAGCTGGGCTGGGCCGGCTTCGAGCTGCTGTCGCGCTGGCGGCTCGGCGACGCCGAGGCGCTGCTGGCGGCGGTCAACGCCGAAACCACCTTGCGGCTGGGCCGCGACGATCTGGATCAGCTGCTGCTGTTCCTGCGGCAGCACCAGCTGCTGCTGGTCGTCGACAGCGAATGGCTGTGGCGGATGCGCGAGGCCGGCCGGCCCAGCCACGCGATGTGGCTGCTGAAGAACTACCTGTTCTTCCGCATTCCGCTGCTCCGGCCCGAGGCCTGGCTGAACCGGCTGCTGCCCTGGCTGGCGCCGCTGTTCCGTCCCGGATTCTGGTGGGTGATGGCCGGCGTCGCGCTGCTCGGCCTGGCGCTGGCGTCGCGGCGCTGGGACGCGTTCACCCACACCTTTTCCGGCTACGGCGGCTGGGGCGCGGCGCTGGGCATCGCCGCCTCGCTGAGCCTGGCCAAGATGCTGCACGA is a window encoding:
- a CDS encoding efflux RND transporter periplasmic adaptor subunit, yielding MRAAWLVWGACLPLAVQAAPSPGSSVNAADGRIRVQLVARHAVTLSSEIPAKISAMPVVEGGGFRRGQLLVAFDCSSYRAQLRKAQASLEAASQLLKVNNQLAKYNSVGTLELTQAQGKAKEAAADASYAQTLVSKCDIVAPFDGRVAKRSAAVHQYVNPGNPILDIVDSDSLELRMLVPSKWLATLKPGGRFTVAVDELGASFPAKIERLGAQIDPVSQSILAIGAIDGKADKLLPGMSGWASFK
- a CDS encoding efflux RND transporter periplasmic adaptor subunit, which codes for MGHADRSRELATLLQLLRQAREADGAARLGFVMVNDSLQLLPYRQAAFWREGLHRHVAALSGLAEPDPTAPYLQWLAALFRHLEPAAAGAASLPCAAADLPEPLSGEWGQWLPEHGLWLRLGEHGALLLARDLPWSEYEVRLAEEMAHGYGHALRQYAPRRDGRTLARDWLRAGSRRRRLLLALLLLACFPVRLSVLARAEVVPGDPMLLRAPVAGVIDKVSVLPNQPVKRGAALFDLDATVLSGQFALAREEALAAEESFRASAQLAVTDDKGKLALAGDKARLEEKDISADFAGRELKRLHVTAPADGVVVFSDRNDWQGKAVAQGERVMTLADPARVELAAWLPAAEAIDLRPGGQVTLYPNASPFRSYDATLLRVAYKAEVGEGNLLAYRLQARFDAGQRLPLLGQMGTARVYGDWVPLSYYALRRPLTAARQWLGW